Below is a genomic region from Streptococcus salivarius.
TCCTTTGTCAGAGACCTGACCAGTTCCTGATTGACCAAGAACAGAGAGGTTTTCATCCTTAGTTGCCACATAGATAACCTCTTCGTCCGACAGACTTGCGGCTAAATTAACACTCTTAGCATCCGCATCCTCAGTCATTCCCCCAGCAGCTTTGATGGCATCAGTCACCCTAGCGCTTGCTTTTAAGGTATAAACACCTGGATTAGCCACAGCCCCCTTAACATCTACCGTTACTTTTAACTTATCCTTTTCACTTCCTTCAGTCTTTGACTGGGAAGACGCCTCAGAAAGAGACTGTGAGCTTTGTTTGGAGGAGGAGGAGGTTGACAAAGCTGTCACATCTGTATAAGACGTCTCCGCCTCCATGCTGTTGCCGGCACCATAAGTCATCCATAGGAAGAAGCAAAAAATCACCATCAGTACAGCAATAACACTCACAAACAGACAATTATCTTTGACATAGGCTAGAATCTTTTCCTTCACGCTATTCTCCTTAATTGATATATTTTCTTTCTTATTCGTAAAAAATTTGAAAAATATATCAAAAAGTAAAAAAACTCCATCAGATCTATGTCTGACAGAGTTATTAGCTTATTTCTGCGTTTCTTTGGCACGGTGTTTTTCAGGGTTCCAAACAAAGCTAGCTACATATGAGAAAGCCATGGTCAAAAGCACTGCAATAATAGCCACAAGACCGAGAGGTACACGGTAAATATAAGTGAATGGGTTTGGTTTCTTGCCTGTTTGATAGCTCAAAGCTTCTTCATCGAGACGAGCAAATTCAGACTGGATACGACGAGCAACCTCTTGAATATTTTCGTCATTCAAACGCTTCAAATCTGAAATATCAATAGGATTACCATAGTTCATATCCACACGTTCACCCGTTAAGAGACCCTTGAGCTCACGAGGGCCTTGATAGACAACTGGCATAATCTTAACCTTGGCCATTTTAGCGATAACCGCAACCCCACCCTTAACATCAGAAGAATGACGGCTACCACTTGGGAACATAATCAAACTACGATTACTCTTCTTAAGCATGTTAACAGGGTACTTGATAGCTTCTTGACCAGGATTTTCACGGTCAATTGGAAAGGCACCACACATGCGGATCCACCAACCAAAGATACGGCTCTTAAAGAGTTCTTTCTTAGCCATGAAAATAAACTGCTTAGGACGGGCTGAAAAAGCCATATAAACAGGGTCCCACCAAGTTCGGTGCGGAGCAACCAAGATATAGTTTTCATCCTTGTTCAATAATTTATCGCGATTGTGATAATGGGCATTACCATTGATAATCCATAGAAGGAAGACAACAAGCCCACGTAAATAAGCGTAAAACACGTTTTTACCTCTTTTTCTACAAGTTTTTTACTATTATACCAAAAAAAGGAGATCTTTTTTCATCGAATTTCTTTGTAAACTATTGAAAATGGTGTGGCACTTTCCAATGGTTTGAGCTATAATGTAGCTATGATAAAAAGTATTAAGATTACAGGGGAAAATCGAAAGGCACTTAATATTTGCCTCATTATTGCAAACTTGGCTGTTTTGGCTATCCTAGGCTTTGTCCTATTCCAACGCCATAACACGAAATCTGAACAAGTAGCCAAGGCTGAAAAGACTGAACAAGTCGCTAATAGCGCAAGTTCAGCTTCAGAAAAACCTAAGGAAGAAGATAAAACACAACTCAAGAAAGGTAGTAACCACAGCATTGCAGCTTCTGACTATGCTTACGATGTTACTGCTGTGAATAATACTATTCGAGGCAAGTCTCAGGATATCGACGACAAGGTAGTCTTTTTAACGTTTGACGATGGGATTGATCCAACACTGACCCCACAAGTCATGAGTATTTTGAAAGAATATGGTGTTCATGCCACATTCTTCCACATTGGTTACACCATTACACAAGAAAATGCGGACATCCTCAAACGCCAAATTACAGAAGGACATGCGATTGCCAACCATAGCCTCAGCCATAACTTTAATCTCCTTTATCCAGGACGTGTTCCTAATCAAAGTCAGATTGTTTCTGAGGTTAACCAAACCATGGCTAATTTCCAAGCCATCCTAGGTAAAGACTTCAAGACAAGAATCTTCCGTTATCCTGGTGGTCATATGTCATGGCAAGGTCTAGAAAGTACTGACCAAGCTCTCGCCAAGGAAGGTGTCCAGTGGATTGATTGGAACATGCTTTGTGGTGATGCAGAACCAGCCTCTGTTCGCCCAACGACATCTGAAAGCATGATGGCCTACTTGGATGGTTCACAAAAATATTTCCCTGAGAGTCATGTTAAGGTTGTCCTTATGCACGACACTGCTGGTAAGGAACTCACAGTTCAGACCCTTCCACAAATCATCGAATACTTCAAAGATCAAGGCTACACCTTTGGTGTCCTGGAGTAATCACTCACAACAGTTCCTTTGGGAGCTGTTTTTTGTTACAATAAAAGCTATGACAAATCCAATTTTAAAAGATGGAGAACGCATTGACCAACTCTTCTCCACAGATGTAAAAATCATTCAAAATAAGGAGGTTTTCAGCTATTCTATCGACAGTGTCCTCCTCTCGCGATTCCCAAAAATTCCAAAGAAGGGGTTAATCGTCGACCTCTGTTCGGGAAATGGTGCCGTTGGCCTCTTTGCTAGTACACGCACTGAGGCACCAATTACCTTGGTTGAGCTACAAGAACGTCTGGCTGACATGGCCAAACGTTCCGTCACTCTCAACCAACTAGAGGACCAGGTGACTGTGGTTAATGACGACCTGAAAAATTTGCTTGACCATGCTCCACGATCTCAGGTGGACCTTATTCTCTGTAACCCACCTTACTTTAAGGCGACAGAAACATCCAAGAAGAATCTGTCCGAGCACTACCTCTTGGCCCGTCACGAAATCACAACCAATCTAGAGGAAATTTGCCAGGTCGCTCGTCATGCCCTCAAATCTAACGGACGTATTGCCATGGTGCATCGTCCTGACCGCTTTTTGGATATCATCGATACTATGCGCCAGTATAATCTAGCGCCTAAACGCATCCAGTTTATTTATCCTAAGATGGGACGTGAGGCAAATATGCTCCTGATTGAAGCCATTAAAGACGGCTCGACAGATGGCTTGAAAATCCTTCCGCCTCTCTTTGTGCATAAGGAAAATGGCGACTATACCGACGAAATCTTTGAGATTTACTTTGGAAAAAAGACTGAGGGTGAGTCCTAGACGATGACAGAAAAGGATAACAAGGCCTACATGTATGTGGTTGAGTGTGCCGATGGCACCCTCTATACAGGCTATACCACAGACGTCGAACGCCGCCTCAAAACCCATAATGCAGGCAAAGGCGCCAAGTATACCAGAGCCCGCCTACCAGTTAAACTCCTCTATTCAGAAGTCTTTGACAGCAAGCCTGAAGCCATGAGCGCCGAAGCACTCTTTAAGAGAAAAAGCCGAGAGAAAAAACTAGCCTATATCAAAGAACACACGGAAAAATAACCGTGTGTTTTTATTTGAAAAAAACATCAAAAATAGCGCAAAAAACTCTTCTTGTGTTATACTGTAATTGAGATTTTTTAAATTTTTGGTGTTAGAACTGTTGCCTCAGTCCTAGCACTTTTTCTTTGTCGTATTCTTGGTGTGTTGCGAGAATTTTGTAAATGATACGAAGTAGCTTATGTGCGCAATCAATGACGGCTTTCATCTTACTTCCTCTTTGGGAAATTTTGCTATAAAAAGATGAAAACGCATTGTCTTTAGAGTGAGCCGCAATCAATCCCGACATGGTCAAAGCCTGTTTGATATATCGATTTCCTTGCGTGATATGTGAGGATTTTTTAATGCCAGCACTTTCATAAGATCCTGGGCAGAGCCCAGCCCAAGAAGCTAAGTGTGCGTCCGATTGAAAAGCCTTCACATCTGGTCCAATCTCAGCTAAAATAGTGGCTGCACAAGTTTCACTCACACCAGGAATCATTTGAAGTAATCTATTTTCTTCAGGGAAACTCCTTTTCGATATAAGCTATTATTTCACTCCTTAATTTATTCATGAGTTTTTGATACAATTGATATTCTTCTAGGCTTTGCTCCAAGAGAAATCGATCCTCCAGTGACAACTTCCCATTCATGGCCTCCATTAATTCTTCGGGACTTGCTTTGACATGCTTGTGAATACAAGCTGTCACATTGTCATAATCAATGAGTTCCCCATTGATAAAGAGCGTTAAAAGAGACTGTCCTGTCTTAGAGAAGATATCAGAAAGATAGCTGGTTAGTTTGATATTAGCACGTTGTAAGAGGTTATGAATCTCATTCTTTATTTGAGTTTGACGTTGTTTGTAAGAACGTAACCTACGAGTGAGTAAACGTAACTGCATCACTTCAGGGCTTGGAATGTAAGATGGCTCAATAAGTCCACAACGTCCGAGCTGTGCAATCCATTCGGCATCTTTCATGTCTGTTTTTCGACCAGGCACATTCTTAATATGTTGGGGGTTAGCTAATATCAAATTGAGTTCTGAGTCTGAGAATATATTAAAGAGTGGTACCCAATATTGGCCAGTGCTTTCAAAAAAGACATGTGTGACGTGATTTTCCAATAACCAATCTAAGGCGTTTTGGAGAGCTATAGTTGTTGTACCAAATTTTTTCTGAATCTTTTTAGGTTTATTGCTTTCTAGTGGACCATCTAGAATACAACAAACGATAGACTTTTGGTGGACATCAATTCCACAACAAGTTTCAATCATAACTTCCATTACAAAAACCTCCTGTTAACTATTGAACAATAGAACAAGAGGATATTAGTAATTTTATTTTCATGCTCAAGGCATATTCGAGTTATCTCATGACTCTTGTTCATCCAGTTTTTGATACAGGCTAGGCAAAGCCCTATTAAAGACAACGGATTGGTATTGTTCACCTTCATTATAAGCCGAACTTTCTTTTCTGTCATGAGTTAGCAGGCTAAGCCTGCTTAGAGTTTTTGATATTGGAAAACGCTCTATTTTCATAGAGCGTTTTCATTGTTTATTTATCACCCTTGTTACGGATAACAAAGCCGTTTTTCTTTTCGCTTGAGGTACGGTGTGGGCGTTTGTTGCCACGGTTTTCGAAGTCACGGCTATTCTTCTTAGACTTGCGTTTGAAGTCACGACGACCACCGTCTCGGTCATCGCGGTTACGGTCGCCACGGTATCCACCACGACGGTTGTTATCGCGACCACGGTTGCCACGGCCACCTTTGCCGCCTTTACCACCAAAGCCACCACCTGATGGTTTGAATGGCAATGGTTTTTCACGGGCAATTTCCACTTCTGGCATTGTCTCTGGGTCTTGAACGGTCAAGCTCAAGATGTAAAGTGCCAATTCTTCAGGAGTGAATTCTTGAGCCAATTTAACCGCATCACCCTTGAACTTGTCAAAGTTAGAACGGATAGCTTCATCCGCAAAGTCGCGTTCAATTTTCTTAAGAGCAACTTTCTTCTTAGCTTGGAAGGCTTCTTGAGCTGTTGGTGGCTTAAGACCTTTCATGCGTTTCTTAGTCAAGTTTTCGATAATTCCCAAGTAACCCATTTCATTTGGTGCTACGAAAGTAATAGATTGACCTGATTGGCCTGCACGTCCTGTACGTCCAATACGGTGAACGTAGCTTTCTGGATCTTGTGGAATATCGTAGTTGTAAACGTGAGTGACACCCGAAATGTCAAGACCACGCGCCGCAACGTCTGTCGCAACCAAGATATCGATTTGGTCGTTCTTGAAGTCACGGATAACACGAAGACGCTTGTTTTGGTCAAGGTCACCGTGGATACCTTCTGCACGGAAACCACGAAGTTTCAAACCACGTGTCAACTCATCCACACGACGTTTGGTACGACCAAAGACAATTGACAATTCTGGTTGGTCAACGTCCATAAGGCGAGTCATGGTATCAAACTTCTCTTGTTCCTTCACTCGGATAAAGTATTGGTCAACGTTAACATTGGTCAATTCTTTAGCCTTGATTTTCACATGCTCAGGGTCCTTCATGAACTGCACACCAATACGTTTGATGGCATCAGGCATAGTTGCTGAGAAAAGGAGAGTTTGACGTTCTTCTGGTACTCGGCTAATGATAGCTTCAATATCTTCAAGGAAGCCCATGTTAAGCATTTCATCCGCTTCATCCAAAATCAAAGTCTCGATGTTATTGAGTTTAAGAGCCTTACGTTTGATAAGGTCAAGGAGACGACCTGGTGTTCCTACAACGATGTGAGCACCTGAACGGAGGGCCTTGATTTGTTTTTCAATGCTAGAACCACCGTAGACTGAGCGAACTTTAACGCCTTTGTCACGACCAAAACGGAAAAGCTCTTCTTGAGATTGCACTGCCAACTCACGTGTTGGGGCAATAACAAGGGCTTGGATTGTATTTTCTTCTGTACGAATTTTATCTAGGGTAGGCAAACCAAAGGCAGCTGTTTTACCAGTACCAGTTTGGGCCTGACCGATAACATCCTTACCTTCAAGAGCGAGTGGAATTGTCAACTCTTGGATAGGTGATGGTTTTTCAAAACCGGCAGCTACAACAGCTGATTGGATGTCTTCTGATAGGTTTAAATCTGTAAATTTCAAAGTATTCTTCTTTCTATTTGAAGGCGGTGCGAAGCCACCTTATGAGACTTGGTTGTGTAGTAGATTAACTACCTGTATTTAATAGTCGTTTATTTTAACAACTCATCTAGTCTATCATATTTAGAAATAAAAAGACAGAAAATAACGTTTTAAAACCGCCTCCAATTTGAGAAGACGGTTTCACTCACTAATTATTATTTATGGACCAACCAACGCAAGTAGCGGGCCAAGACCAAACAAAGAATCGCACTACCGATAATGATGAAAATCCAGGCTGGACTGACAGTCATAAAAGGTAGAGGAACATTCATCCCAAAGAAACCGGTAATGACGGCAAGCACTCCCAAGAGCACCTCAATAATAGTCAAATTACTCAAGTTGTTGTTCAGGTTGTTGTTTAGGATATTATTATAAGAACCTGATAATTGCTGTAAGACCTTAGAAATGAGGTCCGTCATGGCTACTAACTGTCTGGCTTCAATCATGGCATCATCAAACTGTTCTTTTTCAACCTCGTTGAGACGACGATAAATGGCGTGCCCCTTGATGTGCTCCAAAAGGAGACGGTTTTGTGTAGCGGCAGCCACCAAATAGACCATGCCTGTTTCCAAATCTGAAAGGTCGTAAAGATTCTTACTTGTCGTAGTCTGCCTTAGACGTCGACTAACCTCATCTTTTTGCTGATCCAAACGTTCAATGACGGGATAGTAGGCATTTGAAATCATCTCAAGTCCTGCAAAAAGCAATTTATAAATAGATAAATCTTCATGGTTATCCACATAGTCTTGCATTTTGCTGATCACATAAGCATTATCCTCATTACTAATGGTCACCAAACGCGTATCTTGTACAATAAAGGTCAGAGGAATGGTTTCATAGTATTCCTTGTCCTTCTCAAGAGCCAGAACATTATAGATAAAGGTGATTGTTCCATTCTCACGGTTGTAGTCCATGTGGGCTCGTTCATTTTTATCCAAGGCATACTCTATGGTTTCCTGATCAATATCATACTTGGTATAAAGGTAGGATTGCTCAGAAATAATATCTGAGTCAATATTAATCCAGTGACGCTTATAACCCAGTTCTTTTTCAATAAACATTTTTCTTCCTCATTACTTTAGCACTGCTGCTGCCAAAGCTTGTTGAATTTCAAAGACATTATTATCACTCTTAAATTGAAGGACCTCTGCGGGCTCCAATGCTGATGAAATCCAAATCTTAAGTTCAGCATCTAGGTCAAAGTGCCCTGAACTTTCTACAGTAAAACGAGAAATCGAGTGA
It encodes:
- a CDS encoding helix-hairpin-helix domain-containing protein, producing the protein MKEKILAYVKDNCLFVSVIAVLMVIFCFFLWMTYGAGNSMEAETSYTDVTALSTSSSSKQSSQSLSEASSQSKTEGSEKDKLKVTVDVKGAVANPGVYTLKASARVTDAIKAAGGMTEDADAKSVNLAASLSDEEVIYVATKDENLSVLGQSGTGQVSDKGGQTSAKDGKINLNTATSEELQTISGIGAKRAEDIIAYRESHGGFQSVDDLKNVSGIGDKTLDKIRESLYVA
- a CDS encoding lysophospholipid acyltransferase family protein, with product MFYAYLRGLVVFLLWIINGNAHYHNRDKLLNKDENYILVAPHRTWWDPVYMAFSARPKQFIFMAKKELFKSRIFGWWIRMCGAFPIDRENPGQEAIKYPVNMLKKSNRSLIMFPSGSRHSSDVKGGVAVIAKMAKVKIMPVVYQGPRELKGLLTGERVDMNYGNPIDISDLKRLNDENIQEVARRIQSEFARLDEEALSYQTGKKPNPFTYIYRVPLGLVAIIAVLLTMAFSYVASFVWNPEKHRAKETQK
- a CDS encoding polysaccharide deacetylase family protein; the protein is MIKSIKITGENRKALNICLIIANLAVLAILGFVLFQRHNTKSEQVAKAEKTEQVANSASSASEKPKEEDKTQLKKGSNHSIAASDYAYDVTAVNNTIRGKSQDIDDKVVFLTFDDGIDPTLTPQVMSILKEYGVHATFFHIGYTITQENADILKRQITEGHAIANHSLSHNFNLLYPGRVPNQSQIVSEVNQTMANFQAILGKDFKTRIFRYPGGHMSWQGLESTDQALAKEGVQWIDWNMLCGDAEPASVRPTTSESMMAYLDGSQKYFPESHVKVVLMHDTAGKELTVQTLPQIIEYFKDQGYTFGVLE
- a CDS encoding tRNA1(Val) (adenine(37)-N6)-methyltransferase; protein product: MTNPILKDGERIDQLFSTDVKIIQNKEVFSYSIDSVLLSRFPKIPKKGLIVDLCSGNGAVGLFASTRTEAPITLVELQERLADMAKRSVTLNQLEDQVTVVNDDLKNLLDHAPRSQVDLILCNPPYFKATETSKKNLSEHYLLARHEITTNLEEICQVARHALKSNGRIAMVHRPDRFLDIIDTMRQYNLAPKRIQFIYPKMGREANMLLIEAIKDGSTDGLKILPPLFVHKENGDYTDEIFEIYFGKKTEGES
- a CDS encoding GIY-YIG nuclease family protein, which gives rise to MTEKDNKAYMYVVECADGTLYTGYTTDVERRLKTHNAGKGAKYTRARLPVKLLYSEVFDSKPEAMSAEALFKRKSREKKLAYIKEHTEK
- a CDS encoding IS110 family transposase, with amino-acid sequence MIPGVSETCAATILAEIGPDVKAFQSDAHLASWAGLCPGSYESAGIKKSSHITQGNRYIKQALTMSGLIAAHSKDNAFSSFYSKISQRGSKMKAVIDCAHKLLRIIYKILATHQEYDKEKVLGLRQQF
- a CDS encoding IS110 family transposase, yielding MEVMIETCCGIDVHQKSIVCCILDGPLESNKPKKIQKKFGTTTIALQNALDWLLENHVTHVFFESTGQYWVPLFNIFSDSELNLILANPQHIKNVPGRKTDMKDAEWIAQLGRCGLIEPSYIPSPEVMQLRLLTRRLRSYKQRQTQIKNEIHNLLQRANIKLTSYLSDIFSKTGQSLLTLFINGELIDYDNVTACIHKHVKASPEELMEAMNGKLSLEDRFLLEQSLEEYQLYQKLMNKLRSEIIAYIEKEFP
- a CDS encoding DEAD/DEAH box helicase; the encoded protein is MKFTDLNLSEDIQSAVVAAGFEKPSPIQELTIPLALEGKDVIGQAQTGTGKTAAFGLPTLDKIRTEENTIQALVIAPTRELAVQSQEELFRFGRDKGVKVRSVYGGSSIEKQIKALRSGAHIVVGTPGRLLDLIKRKALKLNNIETLILDEADEMLNMGFLEDIEAIISRVPEERQTLLFSATMPDAIKRIGVQFMKDPEHVKIKAKELTNVNVDQYFIRVKEQEKFDTMTRLMDVDQPELSIVFGRTKRRVDELTRGLKLRGFRAEGIHGDLDQNKRLRVIRDFKNDQIDILVATDVAARGLDISGVTHVYNYDIPQDPESYVHRIGRTGRAGQSGQSITFVAPNEMGYLGIIENLTKKRMKGLKPPTAQEAFQAKKKVALKKIERDFADEAIRSNFDKFKGDAVKLAQEFTPEELALYILSLTVQDPETMPEVEIAREKPLPFKPSGGGFGGKGGKGGRGNRGRDNNRRGGYRGDRNRDDRDGGRRDFKRKSKKNSRDFENRGNKRPHRTSSEKKNGFVIRNKGDK
- a CDS encoding magnesium transporter CorA family protein; its protein translation is MFIEKELGYKRHWINIDSDIISEQSYLYTKYDIDQETIEYALDKNERAHMDYNRENGTITFIYNVLALEKDKEYYETIPLTFIVQDTRLVTISNEDNAYVISKMQDYVDNHEDLSIYKLLFAGLEMISNAYYPVIERLDQQKDEVSRRLRQTTTSKNLYDLSDLETGMVYLVAAATQNRLLLEHIKGHAIYRRLNEVEKEQFDDAMIEARQLVAMTDLISKVLQQLSGSYNNILNNNLNNNLSNLTIIEVLLGVLAVITGFFGMNVPLPFMTVSPAWIFIIIGSAILCLVLARYLRWLVHK